One region of Quercus lobata isolate SW786 chromosome 2, ValleyOak3.0 Primary Assembly, whole genome shotgun sequence genomic DNA includes:
- the LOC115975650 gene encoding protein unc-13 homolog codes for MSKIFRDKTLGGSSKRHNININIDFQVPMPMQPVEHLPSPFGAPNLSDSELRETAYEILVGACRSSGTRPLTYIPQSEKPERAPTVRPSASLQRSLTSSAASRVKKALGLKTKRRVAAVGGGRGSESVSQGRVKKAVTTGELMRVQMRVSEQTDSRIRRALLRVAAGQLGRRMESMVLPLELLQQFRSPDFPNQLEYEAWQRRNLKVLEAGLLVHPHLPLEKTNTTAQQLRQIIRGALEKPIETGKHSESIQVLRGVVMSLACRSFDGSTSETCHWADGFPLNLRLYQVLLEACFDINEETTIIEEVDEVLELIKKTWAILGLNQMLHDLCFSWVLFQHYVVTGQVEIDLLFASNNLLIEIEKDAKAITDPVHSEVLSSTLSLILGWAEKRLLAYCDTFHSGNIESMQSVVSLGVLSAKILVEDISHEYHKKRKEINVTRERVETYIRSSLSTAFAQKREKMNSGKRISKNQNSSLPALSILAQDVSELALNEKEIFSPILKSWHPLASGVAVATLHSCYGNELKQYITGISELTPDAVQVLRAADTLEKDLVQIAVEDAVDSDDGGKSIIQEMPPYEAEAVMANLVKSWIKTRVDRLKEWTDRNLQQEVWNPQANKERFAPSAVEVLKIIDETLEAFFLLPIPMHPVLLRELMTGFDRCLQHYILKTKSGCGGRSTYIPSMPALTRCSTGSKFHGVFKKKEKSQITQKRKSQVETRNGDNSFGIPQLCVRVNTLQQIRTELGVLEKRMIAHLENTECTLTESIANGTGKKFELSKAACGEGIQQLCEAMAYKIIFHDLSHILWDGLYVGEVSSSRIDPFLQELEQYLEIVSSTVHDRVRTRVITDIMKASFDGFLLILLAGGPSRAFTQHDSEIIEEDFKFLTELFWSNGDGLPADLINKFSTTVKSILALLHTDTESLIEQFRRMILEIYSSSAKSKLPLPPTSAQWDPTEPNTILRVLCYRNDEMAAKFLKKTYNLPKKL; via the exons atgTCCAAGATTTTCAGAGACAAAACCTTAGGAGGATCTTCCAAAAGACacaacatcaacatcaacatcgACTTCCAAGTTCCCATGCCCATGCAACCGGTGGAGCACCTACCCTCTCCATTCGGGGCTCCCAATCTCTCCGACTCGGAGCTCAGAGAAACCGCTTACGAGATCCTCGTCGGCGCTTGCCGGAGCTCCGGTACGAGACCGTTGACTTACATCCCTCAGTCAGAGAAGCCCGAAAGGGCTCCTACAGTTAGACCGTCGGCTTCGTTGCAGAGGTCGCTGACTTCATCGGCGGCAAGCCGAGTAAAGAAGGCGCTTGGGCTCAAAACGAAGAGGAGGGTTGCCGCAGttggaggaggaagaggaagtgAGTCAGTGAGTCAGGGACGAGTGAAGAAGGCGGTGACTACTGGGGAGCTGATGAGGGTCCAAATGAGGGTTTCGGAGCAAACTGATTCCAGAATTAGGAGAGCCTTATTAAGGGTCGCTGCTGGTCAG CTTGGAAGACGAATGGAGTCAATGGTTTTGCCACTTGAGCTACTCCAACAGTTTCGATCTCCAGATTTTCCTAATCAGCTAGAATATGAGGCTTGGCAAAGGAGGAATTTGAAGGTTCTGGAAGCAGGACTCCTTGTGCATCCTCACCTGCCGCTAGAGAAGACAAACACCACTGCACAGCAGCTTCGCCAGATAATTCGTGGGGCCTTAGAGAAGCCCATAGAAACTGGAAAACACAGTGAGTCGATACAAGTCTTGCGGGGTGTTGTAATGTCTCTTGCTTGCAGATCATTTGATGGTTCTACTTCTGAGACGTGTCACTGGGCAGATGGGTTTCCATTGAACCTCCGGCTCTACCAAGTGCTCTTAGAAGCATGTTTTGATATTAATGAAGAAACAACTATAATCGAAGAGGTTGATGAGGTTTTAGAACTCATAAAGAAGACCTGGGCAATCCTAGGATTGAACCAGATGCTGCATGATCTTTGTTTCTCATGGGTTTTATTCCAACATTATGTTGTAACTGGTCAAGTGGAAATTGACCTATTATTTGCATCCAATAATCTCTTGATAGAAATTGAAAAGGATGCCAAGGCAATAACAGATCCAGTCCACTCTGAGGTTTTGAGCTCTACATTGAGTTTGATATTGGGGTGGGCAGAAAAAAGGCTTCTTGCTTACTGTGATACTTTCCACAGTGGTAATATTGAATCAATGCAAAGTGTTGTCTCCCTAGGGGTATTATCAGCAAAGATATTGGTAGAAGATATCTCTCATGAGTATCataagaagaggaaagaaattAATGTGACCCGTGAAAGGGTTGAAACTTATATAAGATCATCACTAAGCACTGCTTTTGCTCAG AAAAGGGAGAAGATGAACTCAGGCAAGCGTATATCTAAGAACCAGAACAGTTCTCTTCCTGCCCTTTCCATCCTTGCACAAGATGTTAGTGAATTGGCTCTTAACGAGAAAGAGATATTTAGTCCAATACTGAAGAGTTGGCACCCTCTTGCATCAGGTGTTGCTGTAGCTACCCTTCATTCTTGCTACGGGAATGAGCTGAAGCAATATATTACGGGTATTAGTGAGTTGACTCCTGATGCTGTACAAGTGCTGAGAGCTGCTGACACATTGGAGAAAGATCTTGTGCAGATTGCAGTTGAAGATGCAGTGGACAGTGACGATGGTGGGAAGTCTATCATACAGGAGATGCCTCCTTATGAGGCTGAAGCAGTTATGGCCAATCTGGTAAAGTCATGGATAAAGACAAGAGTTGACAGACTGAAGGAATGGACTGACAGGAATCTGCAACAAGAG GTATGGAATCCACAAGCCAACAAGGAGCGATTTGCTCCTTCTGCTGTTGAAGTTCTAAAAATCATAGATGAAACTTTAGAAGCATTCTTTCTGTTGCCAATTCCTATGCATCCAGTCTTGCTTCGAGAATTGATGACTGGTTTTGACAGATGTCTTCAGCATTACATATTGAAGACTAAGTCTGGCTGTG GAGGCCGAAGTACTTACATCCCCAGTATGCCTGCTCTGACTAGATGCTCAACAGGATCAAAGTTCCATGGTGTAttcaaaaagaaggaaaaatcacAAATAACACAGAAGAGGAAATCCCAAGTTGAAACACGTAATGGGGATAACTCCTTTGGGATACCCCAGCTGTGTGTTCGCGTAAATACTTTGCAGCAGATTCGAACAGAATTGGGAGTTTTAGAGAAGAGGATGATTGCTCATCTTGAAAACACTGAATGTACTCTCACTGAGAGTATTGCAAATGGGACAGGGAAAAAGTTTGAACTTTCAAAAGCTGCATGTGGGGAAGGGATCCAACAACTCTGTGAGGCAATGGCATATAAGATAATCTTCCATGACCTAAGTCATATTCTTTGGGATGGCTTGTATGTTGGGGAAGTTTCTTCTTCTAGGATTGATCCCTTCCTTCAGGAGCTTGAGCAATATTTGGAGATTGTTTCATCAACAGTGCATGACAGAGTCAGAACGCGTGTTATTACTGACATAATGAAAGCTTCTTTTGATGGGTTCCTGTTGATTTTGCTTGCTGGAGGCCCTTCTCGTGCTTTCACACAACATGATTCTGAAATAATAGAGGAGGATTTTAAGTTTCTCACAGAACTATTTTGGTCCAATGGGGATGGATTGCCAGCTGatttaataaataagttttCAACTACTGTTAAAAGTATCCTCGCTTTACTTCACACTGATACTGAGAGCCTAATTGAGCAATTCAGACGTATGATTCTTGAGATTTATAGCTCCTCTGCTAAATCAAAGCTTCCGCTGCCTCCAACTTCTGCTCAGTGGGATCCAACTGAACCAAACACAATTTTACGAGTTTTGTGTTATCGGAATGATGAGATGGCAGCAAAGTTTCTTAAGAAGACTTACAATCTGCCCAAGAAATTATAA